In Streptomyces nodosus, one DNA window encodes the following:
- a CDS encoding RNaseH domain-containing protein: MTTEQTQLSLLACHTDEELLGSVLLYRLPEVKIDTAWKKLREEYRGITGSTANLPYSGLLTVLRAIGYTSATLFPTSKTEPPKFLATTRPIDRDDLHAAITLWEQALLQTPADRFTFQHPSQIADLIAGTAPEKVQMWDQITRTTACIDAPGWVWTAAGWIIAEKLSGETWTIDGKTVTFRRDLANCLQVWDRELLWNNTWLAARGETLDDIAADDEEDTDNAWKTTTRYATLRLDVMMKSHPGLPHPVAVVQPSVSRLSNTLRNARTAWFAPRDAKGPLLNLELGGYGDHTHLNHTTRLALDAWTRLHGEHVFPRDKDDEFLAPSALDLSGPPGKLRALVPFAGSYPVGRGVGMYSQRELARHISTALDQPLLKCAQVAGRRPFGHGRTTVEGRDTVLWDDENLPQILAASGCRKLRILALYRTQAMRTRMQLLLAYHFNRPDLAATGIGENKPVSLNEHVEVLFQPAPDLLAHGKHHDQRPSLVSQLHGLDAPEDTRLLALCETEYDPKAWARQRRASKKTGSTVVNPDTLDAKHRVNGELARHRVLAQFLTLYKPGRRNPRKKERELTTDLELLGLELQGHHRGHMAIADLSRVAGLVHPRLTKALRSGPNGLKEPLVHVGLHLRQQRGDRRIATDEPKLMWTLVALVPHGPYWRTLAYLPAEHSGPGTWLDYATANYHFRARPLPEGRRRDELLPRHIDRALYELGGHAGPAQGYVMYVSGGEARSIWPLLANKNLGETPDAAGQINKRPALPGFTLAPDQRPRAVVRVTSGSEDVARPALVERLRHIPEYDEPVTEEGKLATGLFQMEQAEQTFILCNLPHQFTGGARYARSGESYTRWGSSDPKEQAETWYSHTATEIIVLHHPADQALLTYGLAAARLCDHALHWEHRTQYPAPVHLGIQMDKDHPEYRRTVDNTGDDAQP, encoded by the coding sequence ATGACCACGGAACAGACCCAGCTGTCCCTGCTGGCCTGCCACACCGATGAAGAACTCCTGGGCTCGGTACTGCTGTACCGCCTACCCGAGGTAAAGATCGACACGGCCTGGAAGAAGCTGCGCGAGGAATACCGCGGCATCACAGGCTCCACAGCCAACCTCCCCTACAGCGGCCTGCTGACCGTCCTGCGCGCCATCGGCTACACCAGCGCCACCCTCTTCCCTACCTCCAAGACCGAACCGCCGAAGTTCCTCGCCACCACCCGGCCCATCGATCGTGACGACCTGCATGCCGCCATCACCCTCTGGGAGCAGGCGCTGCTGCAGACCCCGGCCGACCGCTTCACCTTCCAGCACCCGAGCCAGATCGCCGACCTCATTGCCGGGACCGCCCCCGAAAAAGTCCAGATGTGGGACCAGATCACCCGCACCACGGCCTGCATCGACGCCCCCGGCTGGGTATGGACCGCGGCTGGCTGGATCATCGCCGAGAAACTCTCCGGTGAGACGTGGACGATCGACGGCAAGACCGTCACCTTCCGCCGCGATCTTGCCAACTGCCTCCAGGTCTGGGACCGCGAACTGCTCTGGAACAACACCTGGCTCGCCGCCCGCGGAGAAACCCTCGACGACATCGCCGCCGACGACGAGGAAGACACCGACAACGCCTGGAAGACGACCACCAGATACGCCACCCTCCGGCTCGACGTCATGATGAAATCCCACCCCGGCCTGCCCCACCCCGTGGCCGTCGTGCAACCCTCCGTCTCCCGGCTGAGCAACACTCTGCGCAACGCCCGCACGGCCTGGTTCGCGCCCCGCGACGCCAAAGGCCCCCTCCTCAACCTCGAACTCGGCGGATACGGTGATCACACCCACCTCAACCACACCACCCGCCTGGCTCTGGACGCCTGGACACGCCTGCACGGCGAACACGTCTTCCCCCGCGACAAAGACGACGAGTTCCTCGCACCCAGCGCCCTCGACCTGAGCGGCCCGCCCGGCAAGCTCCGCGCCCTCGTACCCTTCGCCGGGAGCTACCCGGTCGGCAGGGGCGTGGGTATGTACAGCCAACGGGAACTCGCCCGGCACATCAGCACCGCCCTCGACCAGCCCCTGCTCAAGTGCGCACAGGTCGCCGGCCGCCGCCCCTTCGGCCACGGCCGTACCACCGTCGAAGGCCGCGACACGGTCCTATGGGACGACGAGAACCTGCCGCAGATCCTCGCCGCATCCGGATGCCGGAAACTACGCATCCTCGCCCTCTACAGGACCCAGGCCATGCGCACGCGCATGCAGCTGCTGCTGGCCTACCACTTCAACCGCCCCGACCTCGCCGCCACCGGCATCGGCGAGAACAAGCCCGTCTCCCTCAACGAACACGTAGAGGTCCTGTTCCAGCCGGCACCGGATCTGCTGGCCCACGGCAAGCACCACGACCAGCGCCCTTCCCTCGTCAGTCAACTCCACGGCCTCGACGCCCCCGAGGACACCCGCCTGCTCGCCCTGTGCGAAACCGAGTACGACCCCAAAGCCTGGGCACGCCAGCGACGCGCCTCGAAGAAGACCGGCTCCACCGTCGTCAACCCCGACACCCTGGACGCCAAGCACCGCGTCAACGGCGAACTCGCCCGCCACCGTGTCCTCGCGCAATTCCTCACCCTGTACAAGCCCGGACGCCGCAACCCCCGCAAGAAGGAACGCGAGCTCACCACCGATCTCGAACTCCTGGGTCTCGAACTCCAAGGACACCACCGCGGCCACATGGCCATCGCCGACCTGTCCCGCGTGGCCGGCCTCGTGCACCCACGACTGACCAAAGCCCTCCGCTCCGGCCCCAACGGCCTCAAGGAACCCCTCGTCCACGTCGGGCTCCACCTGCGCCAGCAGCGCGGTGATCGGCGCATCGCCACCGACGAGCCGAAACTCATGTGGACCCTGGTCGCCCTCGTCCCCCACGGCCCGTACTGGCGAACACTCGCCTACCTCCCCGCCGAACACTCCGGACCTGGCACCTGGCTCGACTACGCCACAGCCAACTACCACTTCCGGGCCCGGCCACTGCCCGAGGGCCGACGCCGCGACGAACTCCTTCCCCGCCACATCGACCGCGCCCTCTACGAACTGGGCGGGCACGCCGGCCCGGCACAGGGATACGTCATGTACGTCTCCGGAGGCGAGGCCCGCAGCATCTGGCCCCTGCTCGCCAACAAGAACCTGGGCGAGACACCCGACGCGGCCGGTCAGATCAACAAGCGGCCGGCACTGCCCGGTTTCACGCTCGCACCCGACCAACGCCCCCGAGCTGTCGTCCGGGTCACCTCCGGCAGCGAGGACGTGGCCCGCCCGGCCCTTGTCGAACGGCTCCGCCACATTCCGGAGTACGACGAGCCCGTCACCGAGGAGGGCAAACTCGCCACCGGCCTGTTCCAGATGGAACAGGCCGAGCAGACGTTCATCCTGTGCAACCTCCCCCACCAGTTCACCGGAGGCGCGCGCTACGCCCGCTCTGGCGAGTCCTACACCCGGTGGGGCAGCAGCGACCCCAAGGAGCAAGCCGAAACCTGGTACAGCCACACGGCAACGGAGATCATCGTGCTCCACCACCCGGCCGACCAGGCCCTGCTCACCTATGGGCTCGCTGCCGCCCGCCTCTGTGATCACGCCCTTCACTGGGAACACCGCACCCAGTACCCCGCACCGGTCCACCTCGGCATCCAGATGGACAAAGACCACCCCGAATACCGCCGAACCGTCGACAACACCGGCGACGACGCACAGCCCTAA
- a CDS encoding ATP-dependent DNA helicase, producing MRPEEWELRKLSVSAALALAEECFGFRNADGQMVVPLDQAHVFAAARVDLWERWPQTRRSVRELAGRYWHVRPDDLAGRSMFEALARAFATSRSSLYRLPDDVPPREATYLLAAHAQKPLELARELVREAEEYYYSTRGPLPVAGPGRWQFGGSAPSVVTIPDTEEGAFVRPLRLTTAPYTATTTVTRKKILRLARRQAAAQPARHGWKPGVLASFTDRLQDASGDPVTRLNLPAGKLTIVNAPTGVGKSVLMNNLAPLLADRGQGPVAIVVSTIHDSLTNAEKIEADDELVFQVTAQLAQATARHKLRCMPLVTETRLAEQAQRAAEQGREDRHDRLAYGCELSAWVTDGPTVTRGREPCRALIKVTDPVAGSGDEESAGPHACPRMGVCGKYALFREAVQADIIVTNHHNLLRGLIQVPVDTGRHLLRQIPVMEFLHRHCRTLIVDEVDNLQNSWCSTGAHDFSLATRGISKTSLLLQVDQQRQSLAAAADRRVVNALFKARGLGEQFLNYVLEGELWLEQDAQEEERPGSGWHVPGIWDRILIRDLLGLDEHVRLDPDTHKAFRAIFPDSDDDTRPDPRFQELAGILARAVSRDTSEDELPVLKTEISRALKRLKIPRRRHPDVINALLVRAWLGSLHQSLTYLKSVIAGLGAQLTVGRELARALGSFTQNGALPYGPLGYQLFGFKVNKDSRGGGELFVQSLSGDPHTGTVQLGGTMALATAGVERSVLALSATAFFPRAACEHVHTEPAYVMTDAAPGAVTALAGSVSASDTVWDPITIGGIAEAHKPREIQRLGERLWQTRLSEHLRQLEIDDPDRARAMVVSNSYKQAILFAVGIASVVVQASWIAVVVPRKGIPPGIHLPTGVVTITIDQLEDLPRTHPHVKVICAPLSLVARGLNILVPGTENSALASVWVGLRPVTDLHSPEAMYASINATAIHAACPGPDPARMLAIQSRAARRHLHTLLRSDSRFSRLPRYLKTEILAGILVDLIQLAGRARRGGTPVQLYLVDNSLLDTRLGSDFPSLLRSYYDGLTETEQASLRRVYGSTLTAWLDFAHAPDIPQLTHVPLPRSEDLDHEGV from the coding sequence GTGAGGCCGGAGGAGTGGGAACTGCGCAAGCTGTCCGTCTCCGCGGCGCTGGCGCTGGCCGAGGAGTGCTTCGGCTTCCGCAACGCCGACGGCCAGATGGTCGTGCCGCTGGACCAGGCGCATGTGTTTGCGGCCGCCCGCGTGGACCTATGGGAGCGCTGGCCCCAGACCCGGCGGAGCGTACGAGAGCTGGCCGGTCGGTACTGGCACGTGCGCCCCGACGACCTTGCCGGACGCAGCATGTTCGAGGCGCTCGCGCGAGCCTTCGCGACCTCGCGCAGCAGCCTGTACCGGCTTCCTGATGATGTGCCGCCCCGGGAGGCGACCTACCTGCTGGCCGCGCACGCTCAAAAGCCGCTGGAACTGGCACGGGAACTGGTGCGCGAAGCCGAGGAGTACTACTACAGCACCCGCGGGCCGCTGCCTGTGGCCGGTCCCGGCCGGTGGCAGTTCGGGGGATCTGCACCCTCGGTGGTGACCATCCCCGACACCGAAGAAGGCGCCTTCGTACGGCCGCTGCGCCTGACGACCGCCCCGTACACGGCCACGACGACCGTCACCCGCAAGAAGATCCTGCGCCTGGCCCGACGCCAGGCCGCTGCCCAACCCGCCCGCCACGGCTGGAAGCCGGGCGTGCTCGCCTCCTTCACGGACCGGCTCCAGGACGCCTCCGGCGACCCCGTCACCCGTCTGAACCTGCCGGCCGGGAAGCTCACGATCGTCAACGCGCCGACCGGCGTGGGCAAGAGCGTGCTGATGAACAACCTCGCCCCGCTTCTAGCCGACCGCGGCCAGGGCCCCGTCGCCATCGTCGTCAGCACGATCCACGACAGCCTGACCAATGCCGAGAAGATCGAGGCGGACGACGAACTCGTCTTCCAGGTCACCGCCCAGCTTGCCCAGGCCACCGCCCGCCACAAGCTGCGTTGTATGCCGCTGGTCACCGAGACCCGCCTCGCGGAACAGGCCCAGCGTGCCGCCGAACAGGGCCGTGAGGACCGCCACGATCGGCTCGCCTACGGATGCGAGTTGTCCGCATGGGTGACGGACGGGCCCACGGTGACCCGCGGCCGTGAGCCGTGCCGCGCCCTGATCAAGGTCACCGATCCCGTGGCCGGATCCGGGGACGAGGAGTCGGCCGGTCCGCATGCCTGCCCGCGGATGGGAGTGTGCGGGAAGTACGCGCTGTTCCGCGAGGCGGTTCAGGCGGACATCATCGTCACTAACCATCACAACCTGCTGCGCGGCCTCATCCAGGTCCCGGTCGACACCGGTCGGCATCTCCTTCGGCAGATTCCCGTGATGGAGTTCCTCCACCGGCACTGCCGCACGCTGATCGTCGATGAGGTCGACAACCTCCAGAACAGCTGGTGCTCCACGGGCGCCCACGACTTCTCCCTGGCCACGCGCGGCATCAGCAAGACCTCGCTGCTGCTTCAGGTGGACCAGCAGCGGCAGAGCCTGGCAGCGGCGGCCGACCGCCGGGTGGTCAACGCCTTGTTCAAGGCCAGGGGACTGGGAGAGCAGTTCCTCAACTACGTGCTGGAAGGCGAGCTCTGGCTCGAGCAGGACGCTCAGGAGGAAGAGCGTCCTGGCTCCGGGTGGCACGTGCCCGGCATCTGGGACCGCATCCTGATCAGGGATCTTCTTGGACTCGACGAACACGTCCGCCTCGATCCGGACACCCACAAGGCATTCCGTGCCATCTTTCCCGACTCCGACGACGACACCAGACCTGACCCGCGCTTCCAGGAACTGGCCGGCATCCTCGCCCGGGCCGTCAGCCGCGACACCAGTGAGGACGAACTGCCCGTCCTCAAAACGGAAATCTCCCGGGCGCTCAAGCGTCTCAAGATTCCCAGAAGGCGGCACCCGGACGTCATCAACGCGCTGCTGGTGCGTGCTTGGCTGGGTAGTCTCCACCAGAGCCTGACCTACCTGAAGTCCGTGATCGCCGGGCTCGGGGCCCAGCTGACCGTCGGCCGTGAACTGGCACGAGCGCTCGGCTCCTTCACCCAGAACGGCGCCCTGCCCTACGGCCCCCTGGGCTACCAGCTGTTCGGATTCAAGGTAAATAAGGACAGCCGGGGCGGCGGCGAACTCTTCGTCCAGTCCCTCAGCGGCGACCCCCACACCGGAACCGTCCAGCTTGGCGGCACCATGGCCCTCGCCACCGCTGGCGTCGAGCGCAGCGTCCTCGCGCTGTCCGCGACCGCCTTTTTCCCCCGCGCGGCCTGCGAGCACGTGCACACCGAGCCCGCCTACGTCATGACCGATGCCGCCCCCGGCGCGGTCACCGCTCTGGCTGGCAGTGTCTCCGCCTCGGACACCGTATGGGACCCCATCACCATCGGAGGGATCGCCGAAGCCCACAAACCGCGAGAGATCCAGAGACTGGGGGAGCGGCTGTGGCAGACCCGGCTCTCCGAGCACCTCCGCCAACTGGAGATCGACGACCCCGACCGGGCCAGAGCCATGGTGGTCTCCAACTCCTATAAACAGGCCATCCTCTTCGCCGTCGGCATTGCTTCGGTCGTGGTGCAAGCTTCCTGGATCGCCGTTGTCGTCCCCAGGAAAGGCATTCCGCCTGGCATCCACCTGCCCACCGGCGTAGTGACCATCACCATCGACCAACTCGAGGACCTGCCCCGCACCCACCCCCACGTCAAAGTCATCTGCGCGCCCCTGTCACTGGTCGCCCGCGGACTGAACATCCTCGTCCCCGGCACCGAGAACTCCGCGCTGGCCTCGGTCTGGGTCGGCCTGCGCCCCGTCACCGACCTGCACTCACCCGAGGCGATGTACGCCAGCATCAACGCAACCGCCATCCATGCGGCCTGCCCGGGCCCAGACCCCGCCCGCATGCTCGCCATCCAGAGCCGGGCCGCCCGAAGACACCTGCACACCCTGCTGCGCAGCGACTCCCGCTTCAGCCGGCTCCCCCGCTACCTGAAGACCGAGATCCTCGCCGGAATCCTGGTCGACCTCATCCAGCTCGCCGGCCGCGCCCGCCGCGGAGGCACCCCCGTCCAGCTCTACCTGGTCGACAACTCCCTCCTCGACACCCGGCTGGGATCCGACTTCCCCTCGCTGCTCCGCTCCTACTACGACGGCCTTACCGAGACCGAACAGGCCAGCCTCCGCCGCGTCTACGGCTCCACTCTGACCGCGTGGCTCGACTTCGCCCACGCGCCCGACATCCCCCAGCTCACCCACGTCCCCCTGCCCCGCAGCGAAGACCTTGATCACGAAGGCGTCTGA
- a CDS encoding restriction endonuclease-related protein produces MAVREVAVDQERRDQALTACCMAVVAESDPVLAPGRRSRLLMDCLAVLRAAHRPERAAQIGMKEFRQGLRSPLGPLLPPASGRPDRFDSMELFDAQGLARDAVQDLCSEHLVPQAALEQHWPWARVRAEQEEQRLYGLMRRLSPEEYRRARALLGTHAAGSVRELSRQWDRLWMRFDFFESVADWPWCQVDGWWYPCPVCRWPMRAVRSGPLFDVRCEAHAPRGVHYRYTPGKGPGPGELTGTGKAAVPVTPLPASSDHLGVKRHVWRYGTLPVLLELQMRDELKGLPFLELEMWPGEQRPDEYDLHITVAVPGKRARHWRVDAKAWESVVALGKALSDRPVLRKGLTIVLPDHQHSERHFLAAQVRDRGVKVTTVSRLVKQVKAACGAPR; encoded by the coding sequence GTGGCTGTCAGAGAAGTTGCCGTGGACCAGGAGCGGCGTGACCAGGCATTGACGGCGTGCTGCATGGCGGTCGTCGCGGAGAGCGATCCGGTACTGGCGCCCGGCCGCCGGAGCAGGCTGCTGATGGACTGCTTGGCAGTGCTTCGAGCGGCCCACCGTCCTGAGCGGGCGGCGCAGATCGGGATGAAGGAGTTCCGCCAGGGCCTGCGCAGCCCGCTGGGACCTCTGCTCCCACCAGCTTCGGGCAGGCCCGACCGGTTCGACAGCATGGAGCTGTTCGACGCGCAGGGGCTGGCCCGCGACGCTGTTCAGGACCTGTGCAGCGAGCACCTGGTACCGCAGGCGGCGCTCGAGCAGCACTGGCCGTGGGCTCGGGTGCGCGCCGAGCAGGAGGAACAGCGTCTATACGGCCTCATGCGGCGCCTTTCGCCGGAGGAGTACCGGCGCGCCCGCGCCCTTCTGGGTACGCATGCCGCCGGCTCGGTGCGGGAGTTGAGCCGTCAGTGGGACCGGCTGTGGATGAGGTTCGACTTCTTCGAGTCGGTGGCCGACTGGCCGTGGTGTCAGGTGGACGGCTGGTGGTATCCATGTCCGGTCTGCCGTTGGCCGATGCGGGCCGTCCGGTCCGGGCCGCTGTTCGATGTGCGCTGTGAGGCCCATGCGCCCCGAGGTGTGCACTACCGGTACACGCCCGGCAAAGGGCCGGGCCCGGGCGAGCTGACCGGGACCGGTAAGGCGGCGGTTCCGGTTACACCGCTCCCGGCCAGCTCCGATCACCTGGGCGTGAAACGGCATGTGTGGCGCTACGGCACCCTTCCCGTGTTACTCGAACTCCAGATGCGCGACGAGCTCAAGGGACTGCCGTTCCTCGAGCTGGAGATGTGGCCGGGGGAACAGCGGCCGGACGAGTACGACCTGCACATCACCGTCGCGGTGCCGGGCAAACGCGCACGGCACTGGCGCGTGGACGCCAAGGCGTGGGAGTCGGTCGTCGCGCTAGGCAAGGCGCTTTCGGACCGCCCGGTGCTCCGGAAGGGGCTGACAATCGTCCTGCCTGACCACCAGCACAGCGAGCGACACTTCCTCGCCGCCCAGGTACGCGACCGGGGCGTCAAGGTGACCACGGTCAGCCGTCTCGTCAAGCAGGTCAAGGCCGCGTGTGGAGCGCCGCGGTGA
- a CDS encoding putative phosphothreonine lyase domain-containing protein, which produces MTDTAYRKFVHNEPTQKDQQLAPAMPPSADAHNRWQWVMAPGIDFSAPAAVGEFAKAGKWLWFLPLRALDAGWCLVKTAVEAGQLGPGAKVATLGSDFDGDPTRRPVIIYTTNYHDEQDVQRVLNALRSLGVHDALAYKTDDATARGDYGDRTGIYTSPAGTTKIIRHDRK; this is translated from the coding sequence ATGACTGATACCGCATATCGTAAGTTCGTGCACAATGAGCCCACCCAGAAAGATCAACAACTCGCACCTGCGATGCCACCATCCGCCGACGCCCACAACCGATGGCAGTGGGTCATGGCTCCCGGGATCGACTTCTCGGCCCCGGCCGCGGTCGGCGAATTCGCGAAAGCCGGCAAGTGGCTGTGGTTTCTGCCCCTCCGTGCCCTCGACGCCGGATGGTGCCTCGTCAAGACAGCCGTGGAAGCGGGGCAGCTCGGACCGGGAGCCAAGGTCGCGACGCTGGGCAGCGACTTCGACGGCGATCCCACACGCCGGCCAGTGATCATCTACACCACCAACTACCACGACGAGCAGGACGTCCAGCGTGTCCTGAACGCCCTCCGCTCACTCGGCGTCCATGACGCTCTGGCCTACAAAACCGACGATGCCACCGCGCGCGGAGACTACGGAGACAGGACCGGCATCTACACCAGCCCCGCCGGAACCACCAAAATCATCCGGCACGACCGGAAATGA
- a CDS encoding RNA polymerase sigma factor yields MSEADQGTDFEAFVLETSEAFSRVARAEARGDLHSAEDAVQVVYMRMFSSWEKIVAGSGNRAAYGRTAVRNAVKDQFRRSQRTISFPLQELPDQESQTGIPGAAYEVIKEGIDDLVSKLPDRQRQVITLCVLQEMSPEEAGKRLRLKEESVKSYIRMAIKNLKKFVNETGEEATA; encoded by the coding sequence GTGAGTGAGGCCGATCAGGGCACGGATTTCGAGGCGTTCGTCCTCGAGACCAGCGAGGCATTCTCCCGCGTAGCCCGGGCCGAAGCGCGAGGGGACCTGCACAGCGCCGAAGACGCTGTGCAGGTCGTCTACATGCGTATGTTCTCGTCGTGGGAAAAGATCGTAGCAGGTTCTGGTAACCGGGCCGCTTACGGCCGTACTGCGGTCAGGAACGCGGTCAAGGACCAATTCCGTCGCAGCCAGCGCACGATTTCTTTCCCGTTGCAGGAACTGCCCGACCAGGAATCTCAGACCGGCATCCCCGGTGCCGCCTACGAAGTCATTAAAGAGGGTATCGATGATCTAGTTTCCAAACTTCCCGACCGGCAGCGGCAGGTCATCACCCTCTGCGTTCTTCAGGAGATGAGTCCTGAGGAAGCAGGGAAGCGCCTGCGTCTTAAGGAGGAGTCGGTGAAGAGCTACATCCGCATGGCCATCAAGAATCTGAAGAAGTTCGTCAACGAGACCGGCGAGGAGGCAACCGCATGA